Part of the Pseudobdellovibrionaceae bacterium genome, CGTTCGCAAGCTACGAAGAGTACCGTCATCACTTGGCGTCGCTGCCGAAGGACGATCCGGAGTGGCAGGAGTTCACGAACCTCTTGACCACGAACAAGACCGACTTCTTTCGTGAAGCGAAACACTTTGAGTTCATGGTGCAGACGATCCTTCCGCAGTGGCTGAAGACGAACGCGCAGACTTTCAACGTCTGGTCGGCGGCCTCCAGCACGGGGGAAGAGGCCTACACGCTGGCGATGCTGCTGGATCGGCATTTGCCCGCGGGGCGCAGCTTCAAAATTTTGGCGACGGACATCGATACCGAAGTGGTCGCGACGGCGAAAAATTCCGTCTACGCCATCGCGAAAAAACCGGAGATTCCGGTCGAGTTTCATTCGACCTGTTTGGATTTTGGCAAAGGTGATGCGCGCGGTTGGTTTCGCATGAAGCCGCACCTGCGCGAAAAAATCCAGTTCCGTCAGCACAACCTGATTGAAAGCACGGCTCCGGGAGAGGCGGTCTTTGATCTGGTCCTGTGCCGCAACGTTTTGATTTACTTCAATCCGGAAAACATCGACTTCGTCCAGAAGAAAATTTTCCGCACGGTCAAACCGGGCGGTTACTTCTTCATCGGCCACTCCGAGTCGTTGCAAGGATTCAAACACCAGTGGAATCCGCTGGGGCCCTCGATTTTTGGAAAGCCGGGCGCGTGAAACCGGCCGTTTCGCCGACCCATTATTTGAATATTGGCGAGATCATCATCTCGCCGGAACCGATCGTGATCTCGACGGTTCTGGGGTCGTGCGTTTCGGTATGTTTGCACGCTCCGATTTCCAAGATGGGTGGCATGAATCATTATGCCCACCCCAAGCTGCAGTCGAATTACGGTCAGGACGAGGACTATCGCTACGGCGACGTGGCGATTCGCGCCCTGGTCGACGCGATGGAAGAGGCGACGGGTGAACCGCGCGCGACATTCACCGCGAAAGTCGTCGGCGGGGCCACGGAAATCGCGGCGGAAAACTCTGGCCTCGGTATGGGGAAAGAGAACGTGCAGCAGGCGTTCACGACGCTGCGTGCACTGGGGATCAAGGTGATCGGCGAAGACGTCGGTGGGACTCAGGGGCGTAAGGCGCTCTTCCATACGGCGACCCAGCGACTTCAGGTCGCGAAGATCGCTCCCAGCACGGAAGAGATCAAACCGCCGATCCTGGGAGTTCGACCAACGCTCGTGAAAACCGACGCGCCGGTCCCGCGTCCCGCATCGACACCGACGTCAGCGCCCATGCCGACTCGTCGTCGGCGCGTGATGATCGTCGACGACTCAAAAACGATTCGTGATCTGTTAAAACGAATTCTGTCGGAAGACCCCGAGCTGGAAGTTTGCGCCATGGCCGCCAGCGCCGAAGAGGCCACCGAGATGCTGCTGCAATCGCGTCCGGATGTGGTGACTCTGGATGTCAATATGCCCGGTCAATCGGGGGTCGAATGGCTCGAAGCCACGCTGCCGCGTCACGCGATTCCGGCCGTGATGATTTCGTCACTCCAGTTGCGTGAGGGGAACGAGGTCTTCCGTGCCTTGGAGCTTGGCGCGGTCGACTACATTCAAAAACCGACGCTGGCCGAGCTTCCGATCGTGAGCCCCGTCATTCGTGAGAAGGTGAAGGCGGCGTCCTCGGCGAAAGTCTTCCAGCGCCGTAAGTCGGCCATCGTGCGCGAGAAGGCGGGCGACGTCGACTTCCGGACGATCTTGGCGATCGGGGCCTCGACCGGGGGCACGGAAGCCTTGAAGGATTTGATGTGCGGAATGCCGGACGAGATCCCGCCGACCGTGATCGTTCAGCATATTCCTCCGGTTTTTTCCAAAGCCTTTGCCGACCGGCTCAATCAGCTTTGCCCTTTCGAGGTCAAGGAAGCCGAAGATGGAGACGAACTTCGCCCCTCGCGGGTTCTGATCGCGCCCGGCGGACGGCAAATGAAATTGCAGGCGACGCGCACGGGTTACTGCGTTCGCATTACCGATGATCCGCCGATGAATCGTCACAAACCCTCGGTGGACTACCTTTTCCATTCGGTCGCGGAACTGATCGGCAAAAATTGCGTCGGCGTGATTCTGACCGGCATGGGGGCGGACGGGGCGAAAGGACTTTTGAAGCTTCGTCAGCTGGGGGCGCGCACGCTCGCGCAAGATGAGGCCAGTTCGGTCGTCTACGGCATGCCCAAAGCGGCCTTCGAGATGGGCGCGGTCGAAAAAGTCGCCCCCCTCGACGAAATGGCCCACGAGGTTTTGCTCGCGCTCCGCCGCCGTAAGGCGGCCTAGTATCCTACCGCCGTAAGGCGGCCTAAGCCAGCGCGCGTTCCAAGCGCTGACGAAGCTCCCCCACCGAAAGCTCTTGCCACTGCAGAAGTTCCAGATAGGGATCGCCTTGAAGACCTAAGGCCTCGCCGAAGGCGGGTTCGGTTTTCAAACCCCGAGCACGGGCCTGAACGACGCGGTCACGCAGCTTTTCTCCTCCGTACTTCAAGAGCTTTTCTTCGATCAGGAAATGTCGGTAGGCGCGTTGCAGGACGGGTTCGCGATTTTGCGCGAAGATTTCGAAAGGAACGTCATCCATCACGAAATTCGTGATCGAGGTCGTGAGTTCATCCACCGTCAAACGTTGTTGGCGAAAGCTCACGCACGTTGCGAAGCGACGCCGAAGTTCAAGATCGAGCGCATCGAGGTCACTCGCTACGAAAAGCAGATCCAAATCGGAAGTGAGAGTGTCCAGACCCAGCGGAAAGGTTCCTGCGACCAGAGGGCGGAACGAAGCGAAGTCCTCTAGAATCCGCGAATTTTTCAGGGCCGCGGCCGCGCGCGTGTGGGATTCCATTCGCACGACCGAGTGAAGCGAAAGATGGTGAAACTTCAAGTTGCGTTCACCCAGCTCGAGTTTCAATTCGGCGTTGAAGTTTTTCGGTGAGAGCTCGAAGGGAAGGTCCGCGCGCTGGATCTCTTGAAAGCTTTGATCCGCGACGATCTCGATATGCTCGAAACCTTCCGGTGTCGGTCGACCGGCCTTTGGCGCGGGAAGCTCGATGACGTCGATGCGGACTTCGCGCCAGAAGAGGGGATTCCGCAGTTGAAAACAGGCGATGGGGCGTCCGTTGACGGGCGTCTCGGTGAGAAGAATGTCACTGACACGAAGCTCTTCGCGCAGCTCTATGTAGCGTGAAAGACTTCCCACGCGGTAACACAGATGATCCACGTCCCAATGAGCGGGAAGTGCGAAGGCCCGCCGCTCCAGGTCGCGACCGAGCGCCTCGAGAAAGGGCAGGGCTTGCTGCATCAGGGGATGACTCATGTGTTCCTTTGCTGTGGCGCCTGGCGTTGACTCGTCTTTTTCTCGCCCTACGTTCACGATTTCAATAAATTTGTCGTTCGGAGGCTCCATGAAAAGCATCATCACCGCATTGATTCTGCTGAGCACCTCGTTCGCGTCCGCCGCGACCCCCGAAATGTTGCAAAATATTTGCGAGACCGGGGTGCGTGCCCATCCGACGAAACCCGGGTTCTGGCATATCTACCGTCCGAGCTTGGTTGAGTCGAGCGGAGTTCTTTACGCCACGCAAAGTCTGCCTCCGGCCTCGGCCGGAAGCTATGCGGTCGTGAAGGTCGATGCCCAGGCGCCGGGACTGGTGACCGAGGTCTTGCGTTTCGAAAATTCGATTCGCGATCTCGAGGTCGCGGAAGGACAGTTGTGGGTGCTTTTTGCGGACCGGCTGCTCGGATATGATCTGATCACCTTCGAGAAAACGGCGGACGTGGCGACGGGGCCCGCACCGACGGTAGCGAATGACGAGGCCCAGGCCCTCGTCGTTTTGGGCGGGATGCTCGTCATCGCCCATGGCGAAAAGGGCGCGGTTTTTTATTTCCCCTCCACCAAACAAATGCTGGCGGGAAGCGATTTGGGTTTGCAGCAGACGAATGGTCACCGTTCCAAAGTCATTGACGTCGCCCGCGTCGATGACAAACAAGTGGCCTTCGCCGTCGAAGGTGTGACCGTGGCGAATAATCCGCCCTTCCCCTTCAATGGTGTTTTGCTGTGGGACCTGCAGAACAACGAGCGTGCGGTGGCGAATTACGACCGCAAAGGCAGCGGCGTTCTTTCCAACGCGGTCCTGCAGGTGCGCGGCGACCAGGTGCTGATCAACAACTGGGGGATCTTGCATCAAACCTCTTTGAGCGGAGTCCGTGCGGCGCAGCCGGTCCTGGTCAACTGGACGCCCGTGTACTTCGAGGTGAATGGTCAGCGGCGGCCCGGTGAACTTTTGGGCGATCTGCTGGCCGAGGATAACCAGATCCTCGCCTGCGCGCAGACGAACTATCCAGACCCGGTTTCGGGTCAAGTGATTCGTAAAGCGGTCGTTTATCAAGGCCGCTACTAGCTTTGTCGCTCAGGATCGCGCGCGTTCTTCATGCAGGTTATGTGTTCGAACTGGCGGGCACGCGCGTGCTTTTCGATCCGCTCTTCGAGACTCCGTTTAGCCGAAATTGCCACGCCTTTCCCGACGTGCGTTTTGACGTCGCCCGTATCCGCGAAGAGCGTTTCGATGCGCTCTTGATCTCGCACTACCATGACGATCATCTGTCCCTCGAAAGTCTGGATTTGATCGCGCGCACGACGCCGATCTATCTGTACTCGGTGCACGAAGAGTTCTTTGCTCTTTTGCGTGAGATGGGTTTTCGCGAAGTTCACGCGCTGGATCTGAACATTCCGGTGAAAGTGGGGGAGATCGAAGTCATCCCGCGCCCGGCTCTCGACGCCGACACGGATTCGATTTTCGAAGTTCATGCGGACGGACGGCGTATTTTAAATGTGGTGGACTCTTGGATCACGGATTCCACCTTGGCCCGTTTACCGGGCCCCTGGGATCTGGTGTTATGGCCTTTCCAAACCCTGCGCGAGATCGAGGCGCTGTGCCCCGCCTTGCGTGAGCCCGCGACGGGTGAGGTGCCCAGTGAATGGCCTGCGCAGTGGCGGGTTTTGAATCCACGCGCGCTCGTACCGAGCTCGTGTCAGTTTCGTTTTCCGCCGGGCTCATGGTTGAATCATGAGTATTTTCCGATCACCTATGCGGGCTTCGCCCGGCAGGTCCGTGCGGTTTTACCCGAAGTACAGATCGTGCGGATGGAACCCGGTGAGGTTTGGGAATGGGACGCCGGGCAGATGCGGCGTTGCGGTCGACTTCCGTGGGTTGAGCTTTTGTCGAGTGAACTGGTCGAGTACGTTTACGATCCGGAGGGGATCCCCACTTCCATCGGTGAGATCGCGCGAAGCTTGGGGGCGCTCGATCCGTCGACGCGGACCTTGATTCGCCAGTGGGTGCGCGCGCAGAATTTCGCGCCCAACTTCAGCTGGCGTTTGATGATCTACGATGAGACCGGGACGGCCGAAGTTTTCAATTTTCCCGAAGGGGTTGAACCCGAGGTGCTGACCGAAATTCCCGCGCTCAAGCTTTGGGCGGCGCTAAAGACGGGCGAGTCTTTGACGTCCATCCATGCGCGCGTGACGCCAAGGGAGCTGCGTGAAGATTTCGACCCCTTGGAGGATCCTTTACTGCAAGCCCTCTATCGGGGGGACGTGGGATGTTATCAACGTGGACAGCTACGGCGTCTGCGGGGTGAGGACTAAAGCGAAAGATCGCGTCCGCGAGTCAGATTCGGGGCGGACAGACGGTAACCCGCGCCGACGACCGCCTCGATCGTGACGCCCGTGTCCTCGAGTTTTTTGCGTAAATTGGAAACGTGAACATCGACCGCGCGTTCGGTCACGGCAACGTGAGAGCCCCAGACGCGGTCCAAGATCTCGCCCCGCGCGAAGATCTTTTGCGGCGTGCGCGCCAGCAGGGTGAAAATCCGAAACTCCAAAGTCGTCAAATCCACGGGTTCGCGTTGGGGACCTTTGAACAGACGTTGTTCGTCCAAAGAGCAGGTCAGATTGCCCAGATGAAGGGTGCGTCGGCGCTGCTCGCGACGCAGTTTCGCTTCGACGCGCAGGCGCAGCTCTTGCGGATCGAAAGGTTTTTCGATGAAGTCCTCGGCGCCCAGGGCGAAGGCCGCCGCCTTCCATGAAAGATCCGTTTTCCCGGTCAGTAAAATCACCGAAACGTCTTCGAACTCCGAAGCGTGTCGGCTCATCAGATCGATGCCGGACCCATCCGGAAGCTCGATATCGAGCAGGATCAGGTGAAAGAATTCACCCGAAGTGAGGGCTTCTTCGGCTTCGCGCAGGCTGCGGGCGAAACGCAAATCGTGGCCACGAAGTGTGGCTTCGAGAATGGCGATGGTATCTAATCCGTCTTCGACGCAAAGAACGCGGCCCACGGACTCAAGCCTAACGGAGACCCCCGGTCTTGAAAAGAGCCGTCGCGAGGTTAGACCTTCGCCGAGGGAAGACGTCCTTTTTTTGGACGAAAAGGACGGACTCTCACGTGAATTTCACCCTTGCCGCAGGGGATTAAGAAATCCTGACGCCGCCATGATTTCGGGCAAATCAAGAAGGTCGATGAATGAGTATGGGCACATGTTGTCCATGTGAAAGGGGTCTTTATGATGATCGATATCCATCCCGAAGAGCATTTCCAAAAAGAGATGGAAGAGATGTCCGTGAAAGGATCGCGTCTGATGAAAGAGACGTACGCTCCACGCTTCCTGGTGGTCGAGGATGATGCCTCGATCCAGCCGGTCTGGGAGCGCATCATTCGGACGATCGATCCGCAGGCCATCATTCGCTGGTCACGCACCGGCGAGGGCGCGGAGTTTTTGATCGAACAACAAAGAAAACGTCACGGCGTCTTTGATTTCATCGTGGCGGACGTGATGCTGGCGGGAAAGATGACGGGCGTCGATTTGTGGCGCAAACATCCCGAGTCCGAGTCGCTGTTTCTGTTCGTGAGCGCGCTCAGTCCGAAAAAGTTCAACGAGATGGTCGGCAAAGATCGGGATCGTTTTCCGTTCCTCGTGAACAAACCCATCGATCCAATCGAATGTATCGAAAGCATTCGCGCCATGTTCGCCTATCGCCATGCGTTCCTCGGCAAAAACGGACGTCCTTCCTAAATCCCTAGACCTAGGTCCCGCCGAAGCCGTTTTGCTTTGGCGGGACCTGGACCCTTTTTTAGAATGGGGCCGGGTTAGATCGGACCATGTCCGGTCTCTCGAAGGGGGAATCTTGGCCATTGTTTCCGTGATCAATCAAAAGGGCGGCGTCGCCAAAACCACAACGTCTTTGAATGTCGCGGCGGGGTGGGCGAAGGAAGGCAAGAAAGTTCTTCTGGTCGATCTGGATCCGCAGTCTTCGGCGACCAAGGCGATCTTCGGCGATCGCGAATTCGAGAAAACGATCTACGACGTCATCGTCGCGGGAACTTCCATTCAAGACATCATCGTTCATT contains:
- a CDS encoding protein-glutamate O-methyltransferase CheR encodes the protein MNATAKILAGTTTPELSDQDLNYFSEVIERRAGIALKPAKRDLIRTRLRSRIAALSFASYEEYRHHLASLPKDDPEWQEFTNLLTTNKTDFFREAKHFEFMVQTILPQWLKTNAQTFNVWSAASSTGEEAYTLAMLLDRHLPAGRSFKILATDIDTEVVATAKNSVYAIAKKPEIPVEFHSTCLDFGKGDARGWFRMKPHLREKIQFRQHNLIESTAPGEAVFDLVLCRNVLIYFNPENIDFVQKKIFRTVKPGGYFFIGHSESLQGFKHQWNPLGPSIFGKPGA
- the cheB gene encoding chemotaxis-specific protein-glutamate methyltransferase CheB, with product MKPAVSPTHYLNIGEIIISPEPIVISTVLGSCVSVCLHAPISKMGGMNHYAHPKLQSNYGQDEDYRYGDVAIRALVDAMEEATGEPRATFTAKVVGGATEIAAENSGLGMGKENVQQAFTTLRALGIKVIGEDVGGTQGRKALFHTATQRLQVAKIAPSTEEIKPPILGVRPTLVKTDAPVPRPASTPTSAPMPTRRRRVMIVDDSKTIRDLLKRILSEDPELEVCAMAASAEEATEMLLQSRPDVVTLDVNMPGQSGVEWLEATLPRHAIPAVMISSLQLREGNEVFRALELGAVDYIQKPTLAELPIVSPVIREKVKAASSAKVFQRRKSAIVREKAGDVDFRTILAIGASTGGTEALKDLMCGMPDEIPPTVIVQHIPPVFSKAFADRLNQLCPFEVKEAEDGDELRPSRVLIAPGGRQMKLQATRTGYCVRITDDPPMNRHKPSVDYLFHSVAELIGKNCVGVILTGMGADGAKGLLKLRQLGARTLAQDEASSVVYGMPKAAFEMGAVEKVAPLDEMAHEVLLALRRRKAA
- a CDS encoding VOC family protein; translated protein: MSHPLMQQALPFLEALGRDLERRAFALPAHWDVDHLCYRVGSLSRYIELREELRVSDILLTETPVNGRPIACFQLRNPLFWREVRIDVIELPAPKAGRPTPEGFEHIEIVADQSFQEIQRADLPFELSPKNFNAELKLELGERNLKFHHLSLHSVVRMESHTRAAAALKNSRILEDFASFRPLVAGTFPLGLDTLTSDLDLLFVASDLDALDLELRRRFATCVSFRQQRLTVDELTTSITNFVMDDVPFEIFAQNREPVLQRAYRHFLIEEKLLKYGGEKLRDRVVQARARGLKTEPAFGEALGLQGDPYLELLQWQELSVGELRQRLERALA
- a CDS encoding MBL fold metallo-hydrolase → MFELAGTRVLFDPLFETPFSRNCHAFPDVRFDVARIREERFDALLISHYHDDHLSLESLDLIARTTPIYLYSVHEEFFALLREMGFREVHALDLNIPVKVGEIEVIPRPALDADTDSIFEVHADGRRILNVVDSWITDSTLARLPGPWDLVLWPFQTLREIEALCPALREPATGEVPSEWPAQWRVLNPRALVPSSCQFRFPPGSWLNHEYFPITYAGFARQVRAVLPEVQIVRMEPGEVWEWDAGQMRRCGRLPWVELLSSELVEYVYDPEGIPTSIGEIARSLGALDPSTRTLIRQWVRAQNFAPNFSWRLMIYDETGTAEVFNFPEGVEPEVLTEIPALKLWAALKTGESLTSIHARVTPRELREDFDPLEDPLLQALYRGDVGCYQRGQLRRLRGED
- a CDS encoding response regulator transcription factor, encoding MGRVLCVEDGLDTIAILEATLRGHDLRFARSLREAEEALTSGEFFHLILLDIELPDGSGIDLMSRHASEFEDVSVILLTGKTDLSWKAAAFALGAEDFIEKPFDPQELRLRVEAKLRREQRRRTLHLGNLTCSLDEQRLFKGPQREPVDLTTLEFRIFTLLARTPQKIFARGEILDRVWGSHVAVTERAVDVHVSNLRKKLEDTGVTIEAVVGAGYRLSAPNLTRGRDLSL